One genomic segment of Ferrimonas sp. YFM includes these proteins:
- a CDS encoding DoxX family protein, with the protein MVWVKSLLTLFFLLAGSIKLTGWLRPVFSVQLDYFRSYGLGRRFMALVGLAEMLGAALLWLTPGLGALLLASISLGAIACHLRFDTWKEGVPAMVTLTLSLLLCYHTLPL; encoded by the coding sequence ATGGTGTGGGTAAAGAGTCTTCTTACTCTGTTTTTTCTGTTGGCCGGTTCCATAAAACTGACCGGTTGGCTCAGGCCGGTGTTTTCGGTGCAACTGGATTATTTTCGAAGCTATGGGCTTGGCCGTCGGTTTATGGCGCTGGTGGGCCTGGCGGAGATGCTGGGGGCAGCACTTTTGTGGCTGACCCCGGGGCTGGGCGCACTGCTGCTGGCCTCAATCTCCCTGGGAGCTATCGCCTGCCATTTGAGGTTTGATACCTGGAAAGAGGGGGTTCCTGCCATGGTCACCCTGACTCTGTCGTTGCTGCTCTGTTACCACACCCTGCCTCTCTGA
- a CDS encoding LysR family transcriptional regulator, producing the protein MQDINSIDLNLLKALKVLLQERSVSRAAQRMQLSQSAMSHTLARLRQSLDDPLFVRSGAGLEPTPRALALQQPLELLLEQLNTLLSPPEGDPRKLIHRYRIATHDFMVEGPLAQGIRALRAQHPAITLELSLLDSHSNQALDNGELDLIIGAGLGAKPRFVQKRLQSDAVVCVLDSAHPALTRWPPDVLLQHPLVLHQQLNLSQPAVTELLQECRVAATTGSLQMQLPLLPGSDLIALLPESLAQRASEALGLATRPCPLKMDAITITAHWHQRAKVDAGHRWVREILFAPFLQGPNRQR; encoded by the coding sequence ATGCAGGATATTAATAGTATCGATCTCAACCTGCTCAAAGCCCTGAAGGTCCTGCTGCAGGAACGCAGCGTCAGTCGCGCAGCCCAGAGAATGCAACTGAGTCAGTCGGCAATGAGTCACACTCTAGCCAGACTGCGCCAAAGCCTCGACGACCCACTCTTTGTCCGCTCCGGTGCCGGCCTGGAACCCACCCCAAGGGCCCTGGCACTGCAACAGCCGTTGGAGTTGTTGCTGGAGCAGCTCAACACCCTGCTCTCTCCGCCGGAGGGCGACCCGCGAAAACTGATACACCGATATCGTATCGCCACCCACGATTTTATGGTGGAGGGCCCCCTTGCGCAGGGCATCAGAGCGCTCAGGGCTCAACACCCGGCCATCACGTTGGAGCTCTCTCTGCTGGACAGCCACAGCAATCAAGCCCTGGACAACGGAGAGCTGGACCTGATCATTGGTGCCGGCCTTGGCGCCAAGCCCAGGTTCGTGCAGAAGCGACTGCAGAGCGACGCCGTGGTCTGTGTGCTGGACTCAGCACACCCCGCCCTGACCCGCTGGCCCCCTGACGTACTGCTTCAGCATCCCCTGGTGCTCCACCAACAACTGAATCTCAGCCAGCCGGCCGTAACCGAACTACTGCAAGAGTGCCGGGTGGCGGCGACCACAGGCTCGTTGCAGATGCAGCTTCCCCTGCTCCCGGGCAGCGACCTCATTGCCCTGTTACCAGAATCCCTGGCACAAAGAGCATCGGAGGCCCTGGGTCTGGCCACCCGCCCTTGCCCCCTGAAGATGGATGCCATCACCATCACCGCCCACTGGCACCAGCGGGCAAAAGTGGATGCCGGCCACCGCTGGGTTCGGGAGATCCTGTTTGCCCCTTTCCTGCAAGGGCCCAATCGCCAAAGATAA
- the lon gene encoding endopeptidase La has protein sequence MQHEEIDLINEEEHSTTELIVPDEQRPKQLLIMPIQNRPFFPAQVMPVLIKQGDWSETLKQVSQTDHQMLALFYSEEFDRDQAFNPEVLPKTGCMVRVHQVKESDDGDIQFIAEGIERVQIESWVRKEHPYLANVSYPGEPVGETKEIKAYAMALISAIKEMLPINPLLSEELKDYLNRFGPNEPSPLTDFGAAITTAPAPLLQEVLDNVELLPRMQKTLALLKKELDASRLHSEIAEEVNRKISKHEREFFLREQLKIIQRELGVAKDDKTADLEEFQSRLKGKTLPEAVEKKLKEEMQKFSVLEAGSPEYGVTRNYLDWITQMPWGITGTDKLDLAQARKVLNKHHDGLDDVKDRILEFLALGAFKGEISGSIILLVGPPGVGKTSIGRSIAECLSRPFYRFSVGGMRDEAEIKGHRRTYIGAMPGKLVQALKEAEVMNPVIMLDEIDKMGASYQGDPASALLETLDPEQNVNFLDHYLDLRLDLSKVLFICTANTLDSIPSPLLDRMDVIHLSGYLAEEKLAIAKHHLWPRQLERAGIKRSQLKITEPALKKVINDYCREAGVRSLDKSLAKLVRKSVVELLDDPTKNISLGLKAIPTLLGPARFREEQTLTGVGIVTGLAWTSMGGATLPVEANSIHEQSRGLKVTGHLGDVMKESAEIAFSFISSHLGNYGGEESYFDKRFVHLHVPEGATPKDGPSAGITISTALLSLALGKAPKPKLAMTGEITLNGYVLPVGGIREKLIAAKRQGITEAILPEECRGDFDELPEHVRDGLTVHFVRHFDEVAKLAFD, from the coding sequence ATGCAGCACGAAGAGATTGATCTCATTAACGAAGAAGAACACAGCACCACAGAGCTGATCGTCCCGGACGAGCAGCGTCCCAAGCAGCTGTTGATTATGCCCATCCAGAATCGCCCCTTCTTTCCGGCCCAGGTAATGCCGGTACTGATCAAGCAGGGCGACTGGAGCGAGACCCTCAAGCAGGTGAGCCAGACCGACCACCAGATGCTGGCGCTGTTCTACAGCGAAGAGTTTGACCGTGACCAGGCCTTCAACCCGGAAGTGTTGCCCAAGACTGGCTGCATGGTGCGCGTGCATCAGGTCAAAGAGAGCGACGACGGCGACATCCAGTTTATTGCCGAAGGGATAGAGCGGGTGCAGATAGAAAGCTGGGTCCGCAAGGAGCACCCCTACCTGGCCAACGTCAGTTACCCGGGTGAGCCCGTGGGTGAAACCAAGGAGATCAAGGCCTATGCCATGGCGCTGATCAGCGCCATCAAAGAGATGCTCCCCATCAACCCCCTGCTCTCCGAGGAGCTCAAAGACTATCTCAACCGTTTCGGCCCCAATGAGCCTTCGCCCCTCACCGACTTCGGTGCCGCCATCACCACTGCGCCGGCCCCCCTGTTGCAGGAGGTGCTCGACAACGTTGAGCTTCTGCCGCGAATGCAGAAGACCCTGGCGCTGCTGAAAAAGGAACTGGACGCCTCCCGCCTGCATTCGGAGATCGCCGAAGAGGTCAACCGCAAGATAAGCAAACATGAGCGCGAATTCTTCCTGAGAGAGCAGCTCAAGATCATTCAGCGTGAACTCGGGGTCGCCAAGGACGACAAGACCGCGGATCTGGAGGAGTTCCAGTCACGCCTCAAGGGCAAAACCCTGCCAGAGGCGGTAGAGAAAAAGCTCAAGGAGGAGATGCAGAAGTTCTCCGTGCTGGAGGCTGGCTCCCCTGAATATGGTGTCACCCGCAACTACCTGGACTGGATCACCCAGATGCCCTGGGGCATCACAGGAACAGACAAACTGGATCTGGCCCAGGCCAGAAAGGTGCTCAACAAGCACCATGACGGACTGGATGACGTCAAGGATCGCATTCTGGAGTTCCTGGCCCTGGGCGCCTTCAAAGGAGAGATCAGCGGCTCCATCATCCTGCTGGTGGGCCCACCAGGCGTAGGCAAAACCTCCATCGGTCGCTCCATTGCCGAATGCCTGAGCCGTCCTTTCTACCGCTTCAGTGTTGGCGGCATGCGCGACGAAGCGGAGATTAAGGGGCACAGACGCACCTACATCGGTGCCATGCCCGGCAAGCTGGTTCAAGCACTGAAGGAAGCGGAGGTGATGAACCCGGTGATCATGCTGGATGAAATTGACAAGATGGGCGCCAGCTACCAGGGCGACCCCGCCTCGGCCCTGCTGGAAACCCTGGATCCGGAGCAGAACGTCAACTTCCTGGATCACTACCTGGATCTGCGCCTGGATCTGTCCAAGGTGCTGTTTATCTGCACCGCCAACACCCTGGACTCCATTCCCTCCCCATTGCTGGACCGGATGGACGTGATTCACCTCTCCGGTTATCTGGCGGAAGAAAAGCTGGCCATCGCCAAGCACCACCTGTGGCCTCGTCAGTTGGAGCGAGCGGGGATCAAGCGCAGCCAATTGAAGATCACCGAACCCGCCCTGAAGAAGGTGATCAACGATTACTGCCGGGAAGCGGGAGTGCGCAGCCTGGATAAATCTCTGGCCAAGCTGGTGCGAAAATCTGTGGTGGAGCTGCTGGACGATCCCACCAAGAACATCTCTCTGGGGCTGAAAGCAATTCCCACCCTGCTGGGCCCGGCCAGATTCCGTGAGGAGCAAACCCTGACAGGGGTGGGCATAGTCACCGGTCTGGCCTGGACCTCCATGGGCGGCGCCACCCTGCCAGTGGAAGCCAACAGCATCCATGAACAGAGTCGCGGCCTTAAGGTAACCGGTCATCTGGGGGATGTGATGAAGGAATCCGCCGAGATCGCCTTCAGCTTCATCAGCAGCCATCTGGGCAACTATGGTGGCGAGGAGAGCTATTTCGACAAGCGCTTCGTGCATCTGCATGTGCCGGAGGGGGCCACCCCCAAAGATGGTCCCAGTGCCGGCATCACCATCTCCACCGCCCTGCTTTCATTGGCCCTGGGTAAAGCACCTAAACCCAAACTGGCCATGACCGGAGAGATCACCTTGAACGGCTACGTGCTGCCGGTTGGCGGCATCCGCGAGAAGCTGATCGCCGCCAAGCGCCAAGGGATCACCGAGGCAATTCTGCCTGAAGAGTGCCGGGGCGACTTCGATGAGTTGCCTGAGCATGTGCGCGACGGACTCACCGTCCACTTCGTCCGCCACTTCGATGAAGTGGCCAAGCTGGCCTTCGACTGA
- a CDS encoding LuxR C-terminal-related transcriptional regulator: MAAPLTGLVNQQLIDDFSSRLAEFGLGRFYYTLLPNLFQKEKTLMDCDRSLDWKRFFNLKRMRYAVASDEDILRYREEYLQRFAHTDGNFRQGGFKPQWELLPCVWHDDGIPSRRLAGFRKLKQRHGFETRLVFYHVMPGREDIVGLCMLFSDKPADELETMLASSRQELAELIQAYSETFNALTFRSINPLANFGVLSPTCIQILAQVAEGFSSEEIGQQLFMTERGVNYHLDRARQILAARNRTNLVSKAYQQGVL; this comes from the coding sequence ATGGCCGCACCCTTAACCGGATTGGTAAACCAGCAGCTAATAGATGATTTTTCCAGTCGCCTGGCGGAGTTTGGACTGGGCAGATTCTACTACACCCTGCTACCCAACCTGTTTCAGAAAGAGAAAACTCTGATGGACTGTGACCGCTCCCTGGACTGGAAGCGGTTTTTTAATTTGAAGCGGATGAGGTACGCCGTTGCTTCCGATGAGGACATCCTCCGCTATCGGGAGGAGTATCTGCAACGCTTCGCCCATACCGACGGCAATTTTCGCCAAGGCGGTTTTAAGCCTCAATGGGAGCTGTTGCCCTGTGTCTGGCATGACGATGGCATTCCATCAAGACGCCTGGCTGGTTTTCGTAAGCTCAAGCAGCGCCACGGCTTTGAAACCCGGTTGGTGTTCTACCATGTGATGCCGGGGCGAGAGGACATCGTCGGACTGTGTATGCTGTTCTCTGATAAGCCTGCCGACGAGTTGGAGACGATGTTGGCCTCGAGTCGACAGGAGCTGGCGGAGCTGATTCAGGCCTACTCTGAGACCTTCAATGCCCTGACGTTTCGCAGCATCAATCCTCTGGCCAACTTTGGGGTATTGTCCCCCACCTGCATCCAGATCCTGGCCCAGGTTGCGGAAGGTTTTTCCAGCGAGGAGATCGGCCAGCAACTGTTTATGACCGAGCGGGGCGTCAACTACCATCTGGACAGGGCCAGGCAGATTCTGGCGGCGCGCAACCGCACCAACCTGGTGAGTAAGGCGTATCAGCAAGGGGTGTTGTAA